The Pseudomonas viciae genomic interval GAAACTGAAAAACGAAGCGAAGGTAATCTGACATGACTATCTTGGTAATCGCCGAACACGATAACAAGGTGCTGGCTCCGGCCACGCTGAACACCGTGGCTGCCGCTGCCAAAATCGGCGCTGACATTCACGTCCTGGTTGCTGGCCAGGGCATTGGCGCCGTGGCTGAAGCCGCCGCGAAAATCGCTGGCGTGGCTAAAGTGCTGGCGGCCGACAACGCTGCCTACGCGCACCAACTGCCGGAAAACGTTGCTCCGCTGGTAGTCGAGCTGGGCAAGGGCTACAGCCACATCCTGGCTGCCGCCACGTCCAACGGCAAGAATATCCTGCCACGCGTTGCCGCTGCGCTGGACGTCGACCAGATCTCCGAGATCATCTCGGTGGAAAGCGCCGACACCTTCAAGCGTCCGATCTACGCGGGCAACGCCATTGCCACCGTGCAATCGAACGCTGCGGTCAAGGTCATCACCGTTCGCGCCACCGGTTTCGACCCGGTTGCCGCCGAAGGTGGTTCGGCTGCCGTTGAAGCCGTAGGCGCTGCCCACGACGCCGGCATCTCCAGCTTCGTCAACGAAGAACTGGCCAAGTCCGATCGTCCTGAACTGACCGCTGCCAAGATCGTCGTTTCCGGCGGTCGCGGCATGCAGAACGGCGACAACTTCAAGCACCTGTACGCCCTGGCCGACAAGCTGGGCGCTGCTGTCGGCGCTTCCCGCGCGGCAGTCGACGCAGGTTTCGTACCCAACGACATGCAGGTCGGTCAGACCGGCAAGATCGTTGCGCCACAGCTGTACATCGCCGTCGGTATCTCCGGCGCGATCCAGCACCTGGCCGGCATGAAAGACTCCAAAGTGATCGTTGCGATCAACAAGGACGAAGAGGCGCCGATCTTCCAGGTGGCTGATTACGGGCTAGTGGCGGATCTTTTTGAAGTGATTCCAGAAATGGCCGCCCTGGCCTGATCACTGACCGATTGGAGCGAACGACATGAACAGCAGTTCCGATTTTTCCGCCTGGATTGGACGACGTCAGGAAAGCCAGGACCGGATCAGTTTCACTCTGGTCAGACGCATTGCCGCGACGTTGGGCGAGCCGGCACCACAACCTGGAGAGCCACTGCCGCCCCTGTGGCACTGGGCATTTTTTCAGGAGCCGGTGGACGCCTGCGAACTGGGACCGGATGGCCACCCAGCGCTTGGGGGCTTTTTGCCGCCGGCCCATAACCGCAATCGTATGTGGGCGGGTAGTCGACTTGAGTTTTACCAGCCATTGAAGGTGGAGGCTGACGTGACCTGTGTATCAACCATTCTCAACGTCGAAGAGAAGCACGGTCGCACGGGGTCCTTGTTGTTTGTCACGGTACGCCATGAGTATTTCCAGGACGGCAAACGCGTTCTTCAAGATGAGCAAGACATCGTCTATCGGGAGCCCACTGCGCCCAAACTGAGCGGCACCGAAGCACTCCCTGAAGGCCAATGGCAGGCACGGATCGAGCCCTCCGCGACCCTACTGTTCCGCTACTCCGCCGTCACCTTCAATGGCCATCGTATTCACTATGACTGGCCATACGTCACCGAGACCGAAGGTTACCCGGGATTGGTGGTGCATGGTCCTTTGATCGCCACCCTGAATCTGCGTGCCTTTACCAAAGCGCACCCGAACGCGCGCTTGATGCGCTTCACCTTCCGTGGCGTCCGGCCTTTGATTTCTCCTCACCCTTTTGAAGTCGGCGGACGTCTGATAGATAGCGGCAAGGCACAGCTCTGGGCAGGCAATCAGGACGGTACAGCGCAGATCGGCGAAGTCGAGTTCAGCGCAGGAGAAACGCCATGAATACGTCCATTGTTCGCTCCGCCCTGTTTGTGCCGGCCACTCGTCCAGAGCGCATACCCAAAGCCATCGCTACCGGTGCGGACCGGGTCATTGTTGATCTGGAAGATGCCGTGCAGGAAAACCTCAAGGAACAGGCCAGGGATAACCTGGAGCGTTTCTTGAGTGACCATCCGGACGCCCCGATTCTGGTGCGAGTGAATGCCCCGGACCACTGGGCTCACGTAGCAGATCTGGAGCTCTGTCGACGACACACCGGCGTGATCGGCGTTTTGCTGCCCAAAGCAGAAAGCGCGGAGCACGTCCTCACGGCTGCCAATACCCAAAAGCCGATCTGGCCCATCATCGAAAGCGCCAAGGGCCTGGCCGAACTCCAAGCGATTGCCCAGGCCCAGGGCGTTGAGCGCCTGTCATTCGGAAGCCTTGATCTTGGCTTGGACCTGAACTTGACCACCGGCAGCCATGCCGCCGAAGAGATCCTGAGTCACGCTCGATACGCAGTACTGCTCGCAACTCGAGTGGCTGGCCTCGCTCCGGCGCTGGATGGCGTGTTCCCTTCCATACAGGACACCGTCGGCCTGCACAGCACCGTTCAGTTTGCCCGCGACATGGGG includes:
- a CDS encoding electron transfer flavoprotein subunit alpha/FixB family protein — encoded protein: MTILVIAEHDNKVLAPATLNTVAAAAKIGADIHVLVAGQGIGAVAEAAAKIAGVAKVLAADNAAYAHQLPENVAPLVVELGKGYSHILAAATSNGKNILPRVAAALDVDQISEIISVESADTFKRPIYAGNAIATVQSNAAVKVITVRATGFDPVAAEGGSAAVEAVGAAHDAGISSFVNEELAKSDRPELTAAKIVVSGGRGMQNGDNFKHLYALADKLGAAVGASRAAVDAGFVPNDMQVGQTGKIVAPQLYIAVGISGAIQHLAGMKDSKVIVAINKDEEAPIFQVADYGLVADLFEVIPEMAALA
- a CDS encoding HpcH/HpaI aldolase/citrate lyase family protein — protein: MNTSIVRSALFVPATRPERIPKAIATGADRVIVDLEDAVQENLKEQARDNLERFLSDHPDAPILVRVNAPDHWAHVADLELCRRHTGVIGVLLPKAESAEHVLTAANTQKPIWPIIESAKGLAELQAIAQAQGVERLSFGSLDLGLDLNLTTGSHAAEEILSHARYAVLLATRVAGLAPALDGVFPSIQDTVGLHSTVQFARDMGFGGALCIHPSQVAIIHQALKPSPEELRWAQRIIEAASSGGGVFVLDGQMVDAPVIGRARSILARAT
- a CDS encoding FAS1-like dehydratase domain-containing protein, whose amino-acid sequence is MNSSSDFSAWIGRRQESQDRISFTLVRRIAATLGEPAPQPGEPLPPLWHWAFFQEPVDACELGPDGHPALGGFLPPAHNRNRMWAGSRLEFYQPLKVEADVTCVSTILNVEEKHGRTGSLLFVTVRHEYFQDGKRVLQDEQDIVYREPTAPKLSGTEALPEGQWQARIEPSATLLFRYSAVTFNGHRIHYDWPYVTETEGYPGLVVHGPLIATLNLRAFTKAHPNARLMRFTFRGVRPLISPHPFEVGGRLIDSGKAQLWAGNQDGTAQIGEVEFSAGETP